One window from the genome of Halomicrobium zhouii encodes:
- a CDS encoding helix-turn-helix domain-containing protein, protein MWNSAGDPMDSDARADDADRRDEPSDSEVVLCSLGSARDDDPVVAKLAVSHRDVVLGEAIRAAPSVTVEPNYRTTDGGAAVLVFTAAGESIVEFDAALSTDHTVRDPQLLARTDDACTYRVRFSSEALQFSPVFADLGALLYDVRTAGRSWSFHVRFPSHEAFASFRNFCSSHEVTLRLFKLSADEQHTRGDDLGLTASQWDTLSTAHEMGYFEVPRGATQEELARQLDISPSAVSQRIRRATNQLLAETLASSRFRTRF, encoded by the coding sequence ATGTGGAACTCTGCCGGCGATCCGATGGATTCCGACGCCAGGGCAGACGACGCCGATCGGCGTGACGAGCCATCCGACTCGGAGGTGGTCCTGTGTTCGCTCGGGAGTGCCCGGGACGACGACCCGGTCGTCGCCAAACTTGCCGTCTCACACCGCGACGTCGTGCTGGGCGAGGCCATCCGTGCTGCGCCGTCGGTCACAGTCGAACCGAACTACCGGACGACCGACGGCGGCGCCGCCGTCCTCGTGTTTACTGCCGCAGGCGAATCTATCGTCGAGTTCGACGCGGCGCTGTCGACGGACCACACCGTCCGCGACCCGCAACTCCTGGCGAGAACCGACGACGCCTGCACGTACCGCGTTCGGTTTAGCTCCGAGGCGTTGCAGTTCTCACCGGTGTTCGCCGATCTCGGGGCGCTCCTGTACGACGTCCGGACGGCGGGTCGAAGCTGGTCGTTTCACGTCCGCTTTCCGTCGCACGAGGCCTTCGCGTCCTTTCGGAACTTCTGTTCGAGTCACGAAGTGACGCTTCGGCTCTTCAAACTCTCTGCGGACGAACAGCACACGCGTGGTGACGACCTCGGGTTGACCGCGAGCCAGTGGGACACGCTCTCGACCGCCCACGAGATGGGCTACTTCGAGGTGCCACGCGGCGCGACACAGGAGGAACTCGCCAGGCAGCTGGACATCTCGCCGTCGGCCGTCTCCCAGCGCATCCGTCGCGCGACGAACCAGTTGCTCGCCGAGACGCTGGCGTCCTCCAGGTTCCGGACTCGGTTTTGA
- a CDS encoding polysaccharide deacetylase family protein: MGSVVISLDAELGWGFHHERPLPAARIRDARSAWTDLLGLFDEYEIPATWAVVGHLFLEDCAGGHTNHPAGSQCCVDAPAGIPRDDAWFANGLVDQVADADADHELASHGFSHVHFAHERMNRDLAESECAAAAETLAPYGTEPRSFVFPVNEVGYRELLAEHGFACYRGSAPADRGPVEKLWNGLRTRNSPPIVRPAVDEYGLVNVPASLYLFCFEGLVRRIIEGVHDDPIVDAVRLGIEALRETDGVLHLWLHPHNVVDEHDRERMKRVLATVDRARRETDVTVETMGDVARRVRNDEPASKPSIV, translated from the coding sequence ATGGGATCAGTCGTTATCTCTCTCGACGCCGAGCTCGGGTGGGGGTTCCACCACGAGCGGCCGCTTCCCGCCGCGCGAATCCGTGACGCTCGGTCCGCGTGGACCGACCTCCTCGGACTCTTCGACGAGTACGAGATTCCCGCGACGTGGGCGGTCGTCGGGCACCTGTTTCTCGAAGACTGTGCGGGCGGTCACACCAACCATCCGGCCGGATCGCAGTGTTGCGTCGACGCCCCCGCCGGCATTCCGAGGGACGACGCGTGGTTCGCCAACGGACTGGTCGACCAGGTCGCAGACGCCGACGCCGACCACGAACTGGCGAGTCACGGCTTCAGCCACGTCCACTTCGCCCACGAACGCATGAACCGGGACCTGGCCGAGTCGGAGTGTGCGGCCGCTGCCGAGACGCTCGCACCGTACGGTACCGAACCACGATCGTTCGTTTTTCCGGTGAACGAGGTCGGGTACCGCGAGTTACTCGCGGAACATGGATTCGCCTGCTATCGGGGCTCGGCACCTGCCGATCGGGGGCCCGTCGAGAAGCTCTGGAACGGCCTCAGAACCCGGAACTCTCCCCCGATCGTGAGACCGGCCGTCGACGAGTACGGGCTCGTGAACGTCCCCGCTTCGCTGTATCTATTCTGCTTCGAAGGCCTCGTACGAAGAATCATCGAGGGGGTCCACGACGACCCCATCGTGGATGCCGTCCGCCTGGGGATCGAAGCGCTCCGGGAAACGGACGGTGTCCTCCACCTCTGGCTCCACCCCCACAACGTCGTCGACGAACACGACCGGGAACGGATGAAACGGGTGCTCGCGACCGTCGACCGCGCCCGTCGAGAGACAGACGTGACCGTCGAAACGATGGGGGACGTCGCTCGGCGAGTCAGAAACGACGAACCAGCGAGCAAGCCGTCGATCGTCTAG
- a CDS encoding lipopolysaccharide biosynthesis protein, which translates to MSRNIVSGVLSVVSAKVVTLVIGLVASPLLYRMLGPAKFGEYATVLSTHALLMIFVSSGITRGVQKYVAEDRYLPDWEAHVVGFYFRLAVALATAGALVYFLAVRFGVIAWLYDPTFETYFLIMIAAVVSSQTWSFARRGLMGLGLERHSEPLMIVKWVGFGVLALGFVSLGYGVVGALAGQMLGTLIAAIGGILLVVRQVGVRALVRNPHPGFPREKIFTYNTSAIGLSFLMLSLYHVDVIMLQNLRGGDMVGHYKAALKLAEFLWFVPATIQAVYIHSTSEMWSKGQLDRVANIASKTTRYTLLLTCLMCLGLASLAEIVVPIYWGQDSAPVVTPLLFLLPGALGFAAVRPTLAIEEGHGNLRYSLYATGAAAGINFVLNAILIPVAGMRGAAVATSVGYGSMFIFHVWSARKLGFNPLSDSRLARIAVTAGLSAVPILLLPTVLSSWVAIAVVPPVGLAIFLALSFVTGALDVEECWDLLSAFPGPVPGLVARARDPDRPALMSKRAVVNGQRWLAVLGILLFAAGTGFALATAVLDGGGNESSAINGTETPIPSDATAGPTTASDSETTASSSDGTGTVDRGQRESDSVTPIDIRTDADDGDDDTGGSGGGSGSSGGSDSSDDSDGSGGSGSSGGSDGSDDPDDSDDTETETDTDTETENETDTPTETETDTDTETDTDTETDTDTETENETATETETETATDTETDTEIETDTPTETETATDTETATETETDTDTETESDTETASDTETDTPEDTTTDTGTDGTGTDDTETDGSATDTTSGDETESTDDSGSGGILSLVRFPTSF; encoded by the coding sequence ATGTCACGGAATATTGTCAGCGGCGTCCTCTCGGTCGTCTCGGCGAAAGTGGTCACGCTGGTCATCGGTCTCGTGGCTTCGCCGCTCCTGTATCGGATGCTCGGACCAGCAAAGTTCGGGGAGTACGCGACGGTCCTCTCGACACACGCGCTGCTCATGATCTTCGTCAGCTCGGGCATCACGCGTGGCGTCCAGAAGTACGTCGCCGAGGACCGCTATTTACCCGACTGGGAAGCACACGTCGTGGGGTTCTACTTTCGTCTCGCAGTCGCACTCGCTACCGCCGGAGCGCTCGTGTACTTCCTGGCCGTTCGGTTCGGGGTGATCGCGTGGCTGTACGACCCGACGTTCGAGACGTACTTCCTGATCATGATCGCTGCGGTCGTGAGTTCGCAGACCTGGTCGTTCGCCCGGCGGGGACTGATGGGTCTCGGTCTCGAGCGCCACTCCGAGCCGTTGATGATCGTCAAATGGGTGGGTTTCGGCGTTCTCGCGCTTGGATTCGTCTCGCTCGGATACGGCGTCGTTGGCGCACTGGCCGGGCAGATGCTCGGGACGCTGATCGCCGCAATTGGTGGGATACTTCTGGTCGTCCGACAGGTCGGCGTCCGTGCACTCGTACGCAACCCCCACCCGGGTTTCCCGCGCGAGAAGATATTCACCTACAACACGAGCGCCATCGGCCTGTCGTTCCTGATGCTGTCGCTGTACCACGTCGACGTCATCATGCTCCAGAACCTGCGCGGGGGCGACATGGTCGGCCACTACAAGGCGGCGCTCAAACTCGCCGAGTTCCTGTGGTTCGTCCCGGCGACGATCCAGGCGGTGTACATCCACTCGACCTCCGAGATGTGGTCGAAGGGGCAGTTAGACCGGGTGGCGAACATCGCCTCGAAGACGACCCGGTACACGCTCCTGTTGACGTGTCTCATGTGTCTCGGGCTGGCGTCACTCGCCGAGATCGTGGTTCCGATATACTGGGGCCAGGATTCGGCGCCGGTGGTCACGCCACTGCTGTTCTTGCTCCCCGGCGCCCTCGGCTTCGCGGCGGTCCGGCCGACGCTCGCCATCGAGGAGGGCCACGGCAACCTGCGATACTCGCTGTACGCGACGGGGGCTGCGGCGGGGATCAACTTCGTCCTCAACGCGATACTGATCCCCGTCGCCGGAATGCGTGGCGCGGCCGTCGCGACGAGCGTCGGCTACGGGTCGATGTTCATCTTCCACGTCTGGAGCGCTCGCAAGCTCGGTTTCAACCCGCTGAGTGATTCGCGACTCGCCCGCATCGCCGTGACGGCAGGGCTGTCGGCGGTCCCCATCTTGCTGCTCCCGACGGTCCTGTCCAGCTGGGTCGCCATCGCTGTCGTTCCGCCCGTCGGCCTCGCGATCTTCCTCGCACTCTCCTTCGTGACGGGGGCACTCGACGTCGAGGAGTGCTGGGACCTCCTCTCGGCGTTCCCTGGGCCGGTTCCTGGACTCGTCGCCCGCGCCCGCGACCCCGACCGGCCGGCGCTGATGAGCAAACGCGCCGTCGTCAACGGCCAGCGCTGGCTCGCCGTCCTCGGTATCCTGCTGTTCGCGGCCGGGACCGGGTTCGCGCTCGCCACGGCGGTGCTGGACGGCGGCGGCAACGAGTCGTCGGCGATCAACGGCACCGAGACCCCGATACCGTCCGACGCGACGGCCGGTCCGACGACAGCCTCGGACAGCGAGACCACTGCGTCGTCGTCGGACGGGACGGGAACGGTCGACCGGGGTCAGCGCGAGAGCGATAGCGTCACACCGATCGACATCAGGACCGACGCGGACGACGGAGACGACGACACCGGCGGATCCGGCGGTGGATCCGGCTCCTCCGGCGGGTCCGACTCTTCGGACGACTCCGATGGGTCGGGCGGGTCCGGTTCCTCGGGTGGGTCCGACGGTTCCGACGACCCCGACGACTCCGACGACACGGAAACCGAGACGGACACCGACACGGAGACGGAGAACGAGACGGACACCCCGACCGAGACCGAGACGGACACCGACACGGAGACGGACACCGACACGGAGACGGATACCGACACGGAGACGGAGAACGAGACGGCGACTGAGACGGAGACCGAGACGGCCACCGACACGGAGACGGACACGGAGATCGAGACGGACACCCCGACAGAGACCGAGACGGCCACCGACACGGAGACGGCCACGGAAACCGAGACCGACACTGACACCGAGACGGAGAGCGACACGGAGACGGCGTCGGATACCGAGACCGATACGCCGGAGGACACGACCACCGACACTGGAACGGACGGGACTGGGACTGACGATACCGAAACAGACGGGTCGGCGACAGACACGACGTCCGGCGACGAGACCGAATCGACGGACGACTCGGGATCGGGCGGGATCCTCTCACTGGTACGGTTCCCGACGAGTTTCTAA
- a CDS encoding glycosyltransferase family 2 protein — translation MTTVSVVIPTYNRADVLPRAVGSVLDQTVADLELLVVDDGSTDGTVALLEAYDDERLRVVEHETNQGANAARNTGIQEAEGEYVAFLDSDDEWRPRKLERQLDRVRDGEYVAAYCDADRSHSGVGGRVIGAVASLLARADGDVLMEGGKELAGEILADNLHSGAGSTLLVETGVARRIGGFDEELDRFQDPEFLLRVIQEGELAYVDEPLVVRYETATPDAETIRRADEEYLAKHDELVREAESQGYRVRQAHELLLGMRFLEEGKFAPAVAHLLRADVPARHWPGLAWAGVSGFRHRASTPATVVVGLVAVAVLYGVVTAVRSLE, via the coding sequence ATGACTACCGTCAGCGTCGTCATTCCGACGTACAACCGGGCCGACGTGTTGCCACGGGCGGTCGGGAGCGTCCTCGACCAGACCGTCGCGGACCTGGAACTGCTCGTCGTCGACGACGGGTCGACCGACGGGACGGTCGCCCTCCTCGAAGCGTACGACGACGAGCGACTGCGCGTCGTCGAACACGAGACGAACCAGGGGGCCAACGCGGCGCGAAACACGGGCATCCAGGAGGCCGAGGGCGAGTACGTCGCCTTCCTCGACTCCGACGACGAGTGGCGCCCCCGAAAGCTGGAGCGCCAGCTCGACCGCGTCCGGGACGGCGAGTACGTCGCCGCGTACTGCGACGCCGACCGCTCGCACTCTGGCGTGGGCGGTCGCGTCATCGGGGCGGTGGCGTCGCTGCTGGCCAGGGCCGACGGCGACGTCCTCATGGAGGGCGGGAAGGAACTGGCCGGTGAGATCCTCGCAGACAACCTCCACTCCGGGGCGGGGTCGACACTGCTCGTCGAGACCGGGGTCGCCCGCCGTATCGGGGGCTTCGACGAGGAACTCGACCGGTTCCAGGACCCGGAGTTCCTGTTGCGCGTCATCCAGGAGGGGGAACTGGCCTACGTCGACGAACCGCTGGTGGTTCGCTACGAGACGGCGACGCCCGACGCGGAGACGATACGCCGGGCGGACGAGGAGTACCTGGCCAAGCACGACGAGCTCGTCAGGGAGGCCGAGTCCCAGGGTTACCGCGTCCGGCAGGCTCACGAACTCCTGCTCGGGATGCGCTTCCTCGAGGAGGGGAAGTTCGCGCCAGCCGTCGCCCACCTCCTGCGAGCCGACGTCCCGGCGCGCCACTGGCCGGGACTCGCCTGGGCCGGCGTCTCCGGGTTCCGACATCGCGCCTCCACCCCGGCGACCGTCGTGGTCGGACTCGTGGCGGTCGCCGTTCTGTACGGCGTGGTCACGGCGGTCAGATCCCTGGAGTGA
- a CDS encoding DUF1616 domain-containing protein, with amino-acid sequence MTRRFGWFLDLAFVVLWTCFTVTLVSQGATGWVRAAAIVPFVTLFPGYTLLATLFPRGGTHRTYPFDRNESGLENPMPTKSGVDGAERFAFSVLLSVVVVAVVALIANFTPWGVSVVPILFGVAGWTLLWTLGALVRRVRLDPAERYVPRPLGLVSALRFSGGPSASWGNESRSTMFDVALGLSILVFATSLGYAAVNPPQETKAAGFTEFYVETENISGDVESTYPSQFAPGQTRTLPVGIENHEQRSVDYHLVVLEQRVDGAGENASVRSEAELDRRTVSLDHGERTVLPLSVSPTGTGTDRRLVVLLYEDSPPADPAIDSAYRSLRLPIDVTTDADAGGA; translated from the coding sequence ATGACCCGAAGGTTCGGCTGGTTTCTCGATCTGGCGTTCGTCGTACTCTGGACCTGTTTCACCGTCACACTCGTCTCACAGGGCGCGACTGGCTGGGTACGCGCGGCGGCGATCGTCCCGTTCGTGACGCTGTTTCCCGGCTACACGCTCCTCGCCACCCTGTTCCCGCGGGGAGGGACTCACCGGACGTATCCCTTCGACCGGAACGAGAGCGGGCTCGAGAATCCGATGCCCACGAAGTCCGGCGTCGACGGGGCCGAGCGATTCGCGTTCTCGGTCCTCCTGAGCGTCGTCGTCGTGGCGGTGGTCGCGTTGATCGCGAACTTCACTCCCTGGGGCGTCAGCGTCGTCCCGATCCTGTTCGGCGTCGCCGGCTGGACGCTGCTGTGGACGCTAGGGGCGCTGGTCCGCCGGGTTCGGCTCGACCCAGCGGAGCGATACGTCCCCCGACCGCTTGGACTCGTCTCCGCACTCCGGTTCTCCGGTGGCCCGTCCGCGTCGTGGGGGAACGAGTCCCGTTCGACGATGTTCGACGTCGCGCTCGGCCTCTCGATTCTGGTGTTCGCGACGAGCCTCGGCTACGCCGCGGTGAATCCGCCACAGGAGACCAAGGCGGCGGGATTCACCGAATTCTACGTCGAGACCGAGAACATCTCCGGTGACGTGGAGTCGACGTACCCCTCGCAGTTCGCGCCCGGACAGACCCGGACGTTGCCCGTCGGTATCGAGAACCACGAGCAGCGGTCCGTCGACTACCACTTGGTCGTCCTCGAACAGCGGGTGGACGGCGCCGGCGAGAACGCGTCGGTACGCTCCGAGGCGGAACTCGACCGGCGAACGGTGTCGCTCGACCACGGCGAGCGGACGGTCCTCCCGCTGTCGGTCTCACCGACCGGGACCGGGACCGACCGCCGCCTCGTCGTCCTGCTGTACGAGGACAGTCCGCCAGCGGATCCCGCTATCGATTCGGCCTACCGGTCCCTCAGGCTCCCGATCGACGTCACGACCGACGCCGACGCCGGGGGTGCCTGA
- a CDS encoding metal-dependent hydrolase has product MWPWEHLAVGYLLYSALTRYWSGDPPTTAAFVAVAFGTQFPDLVDKPLGWLLDLFQGGVSVAHSVFTAVALSAVVVALTRRVGRPKLGAAFVVGYLSHLPADAVYGAVFDGQIKLRPFFWPLVEAAPSASSGFLDNVAYYALRFLFFLTTDRGLAFLSLELLLLSFTAWIWFRDGCPGVPSRGAVTDLR; this is encoded by the coding sequence ATGTGGCCCTGGGAACACCTCGCCGTCGGCTACCTCCTCTACTCGGCGCTCACGCGATACTGGTCCGGTGACCCGCCGACGACGGCGGCGTTCGTCGCCGTCGCGTTCGGGACGCAGTTCCCCGACCTGGTCGACAAACCGCTCGGGTGGCTGCTGGACCTTTTCCAGGGCGGCGTCTCGGTCGCCCACTCGGTGTTCACCGCCGTCGCGCTCTCGGCCGTCGTCGTCGCCCTCACTCGTCGGGTCGGACGGCCGAAACTCGGCGCGGCGTTCGTCGTCGGCTACCTCTCCCACCTCCCCGCCGACGCGGTGTACGGGGCGGTGTTCGACGGCCAGATCAAACTCCGCCCGTTCTTCTGGCCGCTCGTCGAGGCGGCCCCCTCCGCGAGCAGCGGCTTCCTCGACAACGTCGCGTACTACGCGCTGCGGTTCCTGTTCTTCCTCACGACGGACCGCGGGCTGGCGTTCCTGTCGCTGGAACTCCTGTTGCTGTCGTTCACTGCCTGGATCTGGTTCCGGGACGGCTGTCCGGGCGTGCCGTCCAGGGGTGCCGTGACGGACCTCCGGTGA